One Portunus trituberculatus isolate SZX2019 chromosome 45, ASM1759143v1, whole genome shotgun sequence DNA segment encodes these proteins:
- the LOC123519487 gene encoding LOW QUALITY PROTEIN: proteoglycan 4-like (The sequence of the model RefSeq protein was modified relative to this genomic sequence to represent the inferred CDS: inserted 1 base in 1 codon): protein MARQTVLSHHLQCLLPILLCLGLPPARGSHVVEYPKLNTFTVGGDYSDPFSKVVGASWAQVPVYIPGNAEGVEPVAPQVVEATPVLMARAVASSAPTKEAAPIKPSSSGELLTKTVYGFLDFTTTVAGTVMVFTPQSTDEEPKATTSVATMSPRKSPPSEPRARPAPTPTQQKLSVTTTPPAAPEKLSPHSSSDLESSFFEPTTTLALEELFSATPRVPEPQPQTKAQTTTPKPKHTLPSSRPFAFRQRNKGGDSSTGSRRRLDLNFLTRKKTTTGRQRTGGSTLVPITVEGTGTLTAIATRVTPAPPPSRLPLSTPSEVVVSATQGFASLSVIGPFSTAVNNELGQVSQHYDLLSSEEPLQARRTFDLVDLEANTASSFPTGMVTKLGGTIVAGGHTTVHETSVIGTYIDGKYAQVLRSTSRIFHNTPAPPLVVPSSPTVSPEYETVKSVIQGSATQFITPQASASLPLESLFSDQSSGNRDSRTTQDDESRIQARLRSALSKRRGSHDSAQSRPRQHDPFVDEEEDHDLQRSGTNLRPSFKLFTETSVRKTPDVRTSVRRAQEVSVHYAQQQQEPQARTFRPRYKPSATRRFSGGRPTRLRPQASGPKRPTRPASRFRPAAAPRPKPTAPRRNLFPEEEYAPQETPAEPEYQPSPEEAAAAEAAGEETVGIVTTTIANEEYNAVVELATVRSLHTFRVGTXKNTRFVTFTKTFTLDIQPTAAPELDASAAPVDDELYETPLFENILDSGSRDVSTLPPIDLGASDIAAVLETVTETFSTTEVMEKMSVLPVLQSGGTTFHTLTQTYHITRVVTAFKTMPPVQAFSFIPENSLNEFNGQLLAEGSENDEALLPGEVELDPNGQAVDPSLAELAGGEFNPDALEQQLHPELAAALQRQQQQQAPPQQQAKPAGGAPQLLSGQLPAPGDPSVATPGLTPEQVQQLAFLRLLNPYSFGGFPPVNGGAPSTTVTSTPVTITTDITTTSTHVFRVIFNARPIMTTISTVEVVHTTLTTFSTSTVTLTPNLPAFPFAFPSPFQLG, encoded by the exons GCCTGCCACCCGCAAGaggcagtcatgtcgttgaatATCCCAAACTTAACACCTTTACTGTTGGCGGAGACTATAGCGATCCGTTCAGCAAGG TGGTCGGCGCCAGCTGGGCCCAGGTGCCTGTGTACATTCCTGGGAATGCTGAAGGGGTGGAACCTGTGGCCCCCCAGGTGGTGGAGGCCACACCGGTACTGATGGCCCGAGCAGTGGCCAGCTCTGCTCCCACCAAAGAGGCCGCTCCCATTAAACCTTCCTCGAGTGGCGAGCTGCTCACCAAGACAGTGTATGGCTTCCTGGACTTCACCACCACCGTGGCGGGCACAGTGATGGTGTTCACGCCGCAGAGCACTGACGAGG AACCCAAAGCCACCACCTCCGTGGCAACCATGTCACCGAGGAAGAGTCCGCCCAGTGAGCCCCGCGCCAGGCCGGCGCCCACCCCGACCCAACAGAAGTTGTCCGTCACAACCACGCCTCCTGCGGCACCAGAGAAGTTGAGTCCTCATAGTTCTTCCGACCTTGAGTCTTCCTTCTTTGAGCCCACCACAACACTGGCGCTTGAGGAGCTGTTCTCCGCCACGCCCCGCGTGCCTGAGCCGCAGCCACAGACCAAGGCTCAGACGACAACACCAAAGCCAAAGCACACTCTACCATCGAGTCGTCCCTTCGCCTTCCGCCAACGCAACAAGGGAGGCGATTCCTCTACAGGATCACGACGTCGCCTTGATCTCAACTTTTTGACACGCAAAAAGACCACCACGGGTAGGCAGAGGACGGGCGGGTCCACCCTGGTGCCCATCACGGTGGAGGGCACCGGCACTCTGACGGCGATAGCCACGCGAGTCACTCCAGCGCCGCCACCGTCTCGCCTGCCGCTGTCTACGCCATCTGAGGTGGTTGTGAGCGCCACGCAGGGTTTCGCCTCCCTCAGCGTCATCGGCCCCTTTAGCACGGCAGTCAATAACGAGCTGGGCCAAGTAAGTCAGCACTATGACCTCCTGTCCAGCGAGGAGCCGCTGCAGGCACGCAGAACTTTCGACCTGGTTGATCTGGAGGCCAACACGGCCAGTAGCTTCCCCACCGGCATGGTGACCAAGTTGGGTGGCACCATCGTGGCTGGCGGACACACCACCGTGCACGAGACCAGCGTCATCGGCACCTACATCGACGGCAAGTACGCGCAGGTCCTCAGGAGCACCTCGCGCATCTTCCACAACACCCCGGCGCCGCCGTTGGTTGTGCCGTCCAGCCCCACCGTCTCGCCAGAGTACGAGACCGTCAAGTCTGTCATCCAAGGCTCAGCGACGCAGTTCATCACGCCCCAGGCCTCCGCCTCGCTACCCCTCGAGTCTCTCTTCTCGGATCAGTCCAGCGGGAACCGTGACAGTCGCACCACTCAGGATGACGAGTCCCGCATCCAGGCCAGGCTGAGGTCAGCACTTTCCAAGAGGCGCGGTTCTCACGACTCTGCTCAGAGTCGTCCACGACAACACGACCCGTTTGTTGACGAAGAAGAGGATCACGACCTGCAAAGATCAGGCACCAACCTCCGTCCTTCTTTCAAGCTGTTTACAGAAACTTCAGTCAGAAAGACACCGGACGTTAGGACGTCAGTGCGGCGCGCTCAGGAGGTGAGCGTCCACTATGCCCAGCAACAGCAGGAACCCCAGGCACGCACATTCCGTCCGCGATACAAGCCCTCAGCCACGCGGCGCTTCTCAGGCGGCAGACCCACCAGGCTGCGACCCCAAGCGTCTGGCCCCAAACGACCCACTCGTCCAGCCTCACGCTTCCGCCCAGCCGCCGCGCCACGCCCCAAGCCTACGGCACCACGGCGGAATTTGTTTCCCGAAGAAGAGTATGCACCACAGGAAACACCCGCCGAGCCTGAGTATCAGCCGTCACCAGAAGAGGCCGCCGCCGCAGAAGCTGCTGGTGAGGAGACTGTTGGCATCGtgaccaccaccattgccaatGAAGAATACAACGCGGTGGTGGAGCTGGCCACTGTGCGCTCCCTCCACACCTTCCGCGTGggca acaaaaacacccgCTTCGTCACCTTCACCAAGACCTTCACCCTCGACATCCAGCCCACTGCCGCCCCAGAGCTGGACGCGTCCGCTGCTCCTGTCGACGACGAACTCTACGAGACACCTCTCTTTGAGAACATTCTCGACAGCGGCTCCAGAGACGTGTCCACACTGCCGCCTATTGATCTTGGGGCCAGCGACATCGCGGCTGTGCTGGAGACAGTGACCGAGACCTTCAGCACCACAGAGGTGATGGAGAAGATGTCCGTGCTGCCTGTGCTGCAGTCAGGCGGCACCACCTTCCACACTCTCACCCAGACATACCACATCACCCGCGTGGTCACGGCCTTCAAGACAATGCCGCCCGTCCAggccttctccttcattcctgagAACTCCCTCAACGAGTTCAACGGCCAGCTGCTGGCCGAGGGAAGCGAGAACGATGAGGCGCTGCTGCCCGGGGAGGTGGAGCTCGACCCCAATGGCCAGGCGGTGGACCCAAGCCTCGCTGAGCTGGCCGGCGGGGAGTTCAACCCGGACGCCCTGGAGCAGCAGCTGCACCCCGAGCTGGCGGCGGCTCtgcagcgtcagcagcagcaacaagcaCCGCCGCAACAGCAAGCCAAACCTGCCGGCGGCGCGCCTCAGCTTCTATCTGGCCAGCTGCCGGCGCCCGGCGATCCCTCTGTGGCCACGCCTGGCCTTACACCAGAACAAGTGCAACAATTGGCATTCCTGCGCCTCCTCAACCCCTACAGCTTCGGTGGATTCCCGCCCGTCAATGGCGGCGCGCCCAGCACCACCGTCACCTCCACgcccgtcaccatcaccaccgacatcaccaccacctccacccatgTTTTCCGCGTCATCTTCAACGCGCGTCCCATCATGACTACCATCAGCACCGTGGAGGTGGTgcacaccaccctcaccaccttcAGCACCTCCACCGTCACTCTCACGCCCAACCTTCCAGCCTTCCCATTCGCC